The sequence TGCTCTGGGGAGGTTCGGGCGTGACTCTCGTGGGGGTGCCCTGTTTTTGGGCATATGTTGTTGCTGGGTGCGCTGCTTAAATGGTGGGCATCTTGTTGTGCGGCAAAGTCGGGAGGGGCTTCGAGAGGCGCAGACTGCCTGCTCTCGAAGTTCGGGATACATCAGCTGGGGAGAGAGAAATTCCTGTCCGGCGTTGCTGAGAGGGCTCGGTTGGTGGTAATTCCGAAGCGGATATGCAGAATGGTTTCTGTCCCCAAAACGCGCGAGAGATCTCCCTTTCATTCACCCGCAGTGAGCCGCAGAGGAACAGCATGAATATTGGCATTGTCGGACTGGGTTTCATGGGCATGACGCACTTCGAGGCGGCCCGTTCAGTCAAGTCGGTGAAGGTGCACGCTTTTTCGACTCGCGATCCGAAGAAGCGGAAGGGGAACTGGTCTTCGATCCAGGGCAACTTTGGCCCTCGGGGCAGCAACAAGGTCGACCTGACCGATGTGGTGACCTACGAGAACTATCAAGACCTGCTCAACGATCCGGCCATTGATCTGGTCGACATCTGCCTCCCCGTTCCTCAGCACGAACAGGTGACGATTGAAGCTTTGAAGGCCGGCAAGCATGTGCTGGTCGAGAAGCCGATCACGATCGAACTGGCGGCTGCCAAGCGGATGTTGAAGGCAGCCGACGCCGCCGGGAAGCACCTCATGGTGGCCCACGTCCTGCCGTTCTCTCCGGAGTATCGTTTCCTCGCCGAGTGCATTCGTCAGAAGAAGTACGGCGAACTGCAGGCTCTCAATCTTCGCCGCGTGATTTGTCCGCCGAAGTGGTTGAATCTTCCGGACGATCTGCCATCGCTGGGAGGCTTCGGGATCGATCTGCACATTCATGACAACCACTTCATCTCGGCGACCTGCGGGCTTCCTCAAAAGGTTTTCTCCGTCGGTCAGCTTGAAGCCGGTTTCGTGAACCATACGCAAACCAACTACATCTTCGACAAGGGGCCAGCGATTAGCTGTGTGAGTGGAGCGATTGCTGCTCCCGGGCTGGAGTTCGCTCACGGCTACCAGGCCTTCTTCGAAGACGCCACGATCGAGTTCGATGCAGGAACGTACGGTAAGGACTGGGTCGTGAACCGCCCTCTGACTGTGCTGACGAAGACCGGCCGGATTCAGACGCCGACCCTCAAGGGAGGCAGCGAGTGGTACAGCGCCTTTGCGGAAGAAATGAAGGCCGCTGCCCAGGCTCTTAAGACCGGCGAAGTCCCGGCGGATCTGTCCGGCGTTCACGCCGTCAATGCTCTCAAGCTCTGCCATGCCGAGTTGAAGAGTATTGAATCGGGACGGCTGACTTCGGTCTGAACCCGGCCCGCTTTCCGGGCCTCGTGCGATTGTCCGGCAACTGATACAATCGGACTGCGCCTGACGTCACTGGATCAGACGGCAGGGCAGTTCGGGAAGAAGAAAGTCAGAAGATGAGTCGGCAGTCGAGTTCGGGCGCGAAGAATGTTCTGGGGACACCGCTGATGAGTTGCAGCGAGTCTCCGATGACCGGTTTCTATCGGAACGGCTGTTGCGACACCGGCTCCGGCGACATGGGCGTGCATACCGTCTGCGTGAAGGTGACTGAAGAGTTCCTCGAATACAGTCGGCGTCAAGGCAACGATCTGATCACGCCGATTCCCGAGTACAACTTTCCCGGCCTGAACCCCGGCGATCGCTGGTGCCTCTGCGCTCCCCGCTGGAAAGAAGCCTTCGAAGCCGGCAGAGCACCCGGCGTTGTTCTTGAAGCGACCCACATCGCCACGCTCGAGTTCGTCTCACTGGAAGAACTGCAGCAGCACGCCATCGCCGTCGAGTAAGTTGCACGTCCGTTGATGGAGAGCGCACAGCGTCTTCACGCAGTTCTCGCTCGCCCGGCCTGGTTCATGAGTCTGGGTGAACCCCGACGCTGCTCTCTAGGGATGGTTCACTCCAGAGGAGTGGCGACTGCTGAGGACGAGCGTTCGCCGCGACGTCCACGCACGAGTGGGTTCTCGTCACAGTCGCTGCTACTGATACTCACGCAGTGTTCAACTCGAAAAGGCTTCCCGGAAATATGCTTCCCCATCGGGCTCGCAAGCTGGGTGTGCATTGTGCACAGGCAGGGATGTGAGAGTGCTTGCCGTGCCGCAGCGTGACGTCCTCTGAAGCCGGATCGCTGCCCGTTCTCTTCGTTCAGTTTCTGCGTCGATGCTCGGAGCGGTTCAGTCCTCGGCCGTTGTGATGCGCGCACAAAAAGCACTGCCAGTTTTCCGGCAGTGCTTTTTTCGAGAGAAAGACCGTGCTCCCTTTTACAGGTTGGGCACCTTGATCTGGTCCCGCATGGTGTCGTAGCGGGGATCGCGGAAGACGTCGACAAAGTAGAAGCCGAAGCCGCTGTTGAGTTCCCATTGAGCTCGCTGAGCCCACGGCGTACCCGGATGCTGTTGCTTCACGAATTCGTATTGCTCCTTGGCCTTGTCGAGTTGCTTGTTGAGCTCATCCATATCGACCTTGGTCCGGCGAATCTGCTCTTCATCCGGCTCGCGCATTTTCTTGGTTCGGTTGACGTTCCAGCGGTTGGCATTCGGTTTCTTGGGCTCGGGCATCTGCTTCAGGTGCGAATCGACCGCCAGCATGTACTGGAACAGTCGAACGCGGAATGACAGGCACTGAGCGTATGCCAGATCGTAAGCGGCTCGCCATCGCTGGGAGTCTTCTTTCGCTCGCAGCGGTGCGATCGCTTCGAGTCGACGGACGGCTTCGTTCAGAATGCCGAAGGCTCGCAACGCCCGGCTGGCGTTCTCCAATCCCTCCGGCCGAAACTCTTCCGGAGTGAACGCATACCAGTGCTCTTTGATGTTGAGTTTGTCGTCCTGATAAGGATTCAGCACGGAGATCACGTTCCAGATTTCCTGACGGAACTTGCTCTGGCCTCGTTCCTGTTCGTACTCACGGCGGGCCAGCAGGAGCGGTTGATACTCCTTCATGGCCAGGAACTCGAACTTGCGTTCGAGGTGGCGGGCTCGACCGGCCAGGTTCTCTTCATCACCGGGCAGCATGAAGTAAATCCCACCCGATTCGCGGCAGAGACGAACCTGTTCGTAGCAGCCGAAGCCGCTGGAGAAGGAGTCCCAGCGACGATGCAGGCCATCGTACTGTAGAGCTTCCGGGAAGGCGGTTTCCGGCCCGCGGCGCACGTCGATCCAGAACTTCAGGCCGAACTTGGGATCGGTCCATTCCATGCGGGCATACGGATAACCAAAGATCGCTTCGCGACCCATCAGGTAAACGGGAGCCTTGAATCGCCTGCAGCGCTCGATGGCTTCTTCAACGGCCTGACCGTCGTCGCCCCCTTCGTCGGACAGAACAACAATCGCCAGCTTCCGATGGCCCCGTTGAGCCAGCGGGCCGTACTTGTCGCAGACCGCCATGATCGACTGGAAGAGGTTTTCTTCCCCGGTCGTATCGATGGGAATCTGGTCGATGGCTTTCTTGATTTCCGGGATGTCGGT is a genomic window of Rubinisphaera margarita containing:
- a CDS encoding Gfo/Idh/MocA family protein, producing the protein MNIGIVGLGFMGMTHFEAARSVKSVKVHAFSTRDPKKRKGNWSSIQGNFGPRGSNKVDLTDVVTYENYQDLLNDPAIDLVDICLPVPQHEQVTIEALKAGKHVLVEKPITIELAAAKRMLKAADAAGKHLMVAHVLPFSPEYRFLAECIRQKKYGELQALNLRRVICPPKWLNLPDDLPSLGGFGIDLHIHDNHFISATCGLPQKVFSVGQLEAGFVNHTQTNYIFDKGPAISCVSGAIAAPGLEFAHGYQAFFEDATIEFDAGTYGKDWVVNRPLTVLTKTGRIQTPTLKGGSEWYSAFAEEMKAAAQALKTGEVPADLSGVHAVNALKLCHAELKSIESGRLTSV
- a CDS encoding DUF2237 family protein, whose product is MSRQSSSGAKNVLGTPLMSCSESPMTGFYRNGCCDTGSGDMGVHTVCVKVTEEFLEYSRRQGNDLITPIPEYNFPGLNPGDRWCLCAPRWKEAFEAGRAPGVVLEATHIATLEFVSLEELQQHAIAVE
- a CDS encoding vWA domain-containing protein, yielding MSKKSSEYTALSMSVGVHVVILLAMALIKFTLLDDGSEVAVETVFTDERTQQEFTQELDLNTEVSESLSVVSGAAISTASGGSSAPAVSQTKIETSESLKEPEIQVNVAQVSMPGANMLGEDLGESEIKGETGAVVEGYGAAMSRLTQEIVRLMRNDKVHVVWLFDESESMKDDQAEIRDQFHKVYEELQIAQEQDDNLKSRKDSDATLLTTILSYGAGINTHTAKPTTDIPEIKKAIDQIPIDTTGEENLFQSIMAVCDKYGPLAQRGHRKLAIVVLSDEGGDDGQAVEEAIERCRRFKAPVYLMGREAIFGYPYARMEWTDPKFGLKFWIDVRRGPETAFPEALQYDGLHRRWDSFSSGFGCYEQVRLCRESGGIYFMLPGDEENLAGRARHLERKFEFLAMKEYQPLLLARREYEQERGQSKFRQEIWNVISVLNPYQDDKLNIKEHWYAFTPEEFRPEGLENASRALRAFGILNEAVRRLEAIAPLRAKEDSQRWRAAYDLAYAQCLSFRVRLFQYMLAVDSHLKQMPEPKKPNANRWNVNRTKKMREPDEEQIRRTKVDMDELNKQLDKAKEQYEFVKQQHPGTPWAQRAQWELNSGFGFYFVDVFRDPRYDTMRDQIKVPNL